The DNA sequence GGCCATCATCTTCAAACTACAATTGTCGTTGTAACAATGGAGACCCGGGAAGCAAATATGAAGACAGAAGAACTAGGAAGAAGCATGCAAACTGTGATGGAGATGGCCAAATATTATCTTTGGATATCAATCCTAGATAGGTGCAGATGATAAACATCATCCTATTTAAGATCAGATTTTTCATTTGGAACTTAAATTCTGGTAAACCCAAAATCTTGCCTGCTGAAAGGTGGAAGTGCTtcgtcatcttcttcatctggGTTTTGGAAACAAAGCATCATCCTATTTGATGCAAAAGGAAAGTTTTTAGTTTAATTCCTGTGTTCATTTTATTAACTAAttggaattaaaaatagattgcCAACAGAATCGAGATTGACTAATCATGCTGCTATGAGCCTCCTTCAGCCTCTGAGCCTAAGAATTACACCGGGCCCCATTGGAATAATTCACGTGTTTCAATTTTCGGGGCTTCTGTAAGCATCATTCTTGCATGATCCTACCAAGATTTTCTGTAAGCATGACAACTTGCCCTTATTTGGTTCATTTACAAAGATATTGGTTTTTTGTCAGCAATTTCTTTACAGATTGGGAGCCCCTCGTACACTAAACAATGGTATTATGGAACCAATTAACCAATTCAGATATAGGAGGCGCTATAAAACTTTAACAAATGGCCAGGTTCtgaaaaataagcatgttttcACAATGAAATCCAAGAGGACCTTGATGTCATTGATTGCTCAAGGACACTTGAAGTGGTAGGGACGTCAACCTGTACAACAACGtagtcttcttcttctatctcGTGTTTCATTGAGTAGATTCATCCCACCTCGCTTTGAAGGGGCTGCTCTTGCTAGTCTTTTACCTGCAAAAGGTATAACTGAATGAATGGTCCAAGCCATGCAGATTTTAAGCTTCAAGAATTACTCTAAAAGAAATGGGTaccaatgaaaaatataaaagaggtGGCTTTCATGCTTATATGACATCACCTCTGGTACATGCAACAAAAACCAAACTAAAGATGCTACGTGCTTGTTTTTCCAATGATCATGACCAtgtaatactaaatttaatagcATGACCCTGCATCAGTACGTATGTGGCTTCTATACTGTAAATGTGACCCTTGTTTCTTATTTTGTGTGGCAGTTTGCTGTACTTTGCCACTTTTCTTGATAGTTGAAGTGAATGCCAGAATGGTCCATTGTCCTGGTGCTATCCCATCTGTGTTCATACATTGGCAGCCAGTGCAATGGAGCCATAGCTTCTattgatttgatgaatttggAATTTACCTATTTCATGGAAGAGTTCATCGGTATTATGTGCAGTTTTTGCAGATGTTTCTATGAAAAACATCCcattttcttgagaaaatttcTCCCCCTCCTGCAAtcatttaaagaaagaaaagaagcgATTAAGATCTATGCAAGTCCTCAAGCACACGAGTCTTAAATATATGTGGTGCATTTTAGGCAGAGACAATCCTAATGAACAAAGAGGTGCAGTTGGATTTGGCAAAGTTAATATAAGTATGTATAAACCTTATATTCGTACAGAAATAACTTATACCTCGGTCTTAACCTCTCTCTTTTCATCCAGGTCAGACTTGTTTGCAACTAATGCCATCACCATATTTTGATTTCCTACAAACGGTGATATGGTAATACCATGATTAGCAATATATCAGCAATCACCTAATAACCATCCTAAAAAAAAcctgcatttttttaatttctaccTTTGGATCCACATGTGAAAAGACCTAAATGCTCTTCTAATCAGGGTTGCTGGAATTTTTAATTGTAACTGCAGGGACTAAAGTTCAGCGAGTGAAGGGACTACATGAAAGAAAGATGCAAATCATATGATCTTAAACTAAAAGGGACTGATGAATAGGCCAACATATTTGAATGGAAAGAGAAACTGATGATTAAGGGCAAGTTTGGTAATGCGTTTCTCAGCACCCTAAAAAAGgcagaaaattaaaatattcaatttgagGCTTTTTCTAAACGTGGAATAAGTCATAATATGCCACACACTTGTGATTACAGCATATGTAATCATCAGCCCACTCTCAAGTTGACTATCAAATTATGTAATCTAAGAATGTGTAATATTCCGAGTCAAGAAAAGACATGGTGAGTCTGAGATCATCCAAAATGATTTTAATGTCAAGAGTGAATTACTTCAGAAATGTTGAGAGCAGTTTTGATGACCTCACCTTGTCTATGCAATTCTTGAACCCATTGTTTGGCTCGAGTGAATGTATCCTGAAGCCAATACATCATATAAAGCATTAGgactcaaaaaaatattgcaaagaTAGGATAATGGAATCTGGTGTAACAGAGTACTGGATTAAAGAGATAAAAAACATGGCCATCctttaaatcaaattttgctAGAGTGCCAGTAATTTACCAAAAAGTTCTCATCCTTTCCTCACATAACTTCTCATCCTTTCCCAATCCCGTGGGTTGGCATGAGAGACAAGTTCCCCTCACTTCACCTACTCCTCCCCTCTCCCCTCTCAATTATAAAAACTTTCTGTTCTATtcagtagaaaaaaaaaagggaggaagCATATTCCTATGAAGCAGTCCTACAGGTTAGTGTCAATCTCTCGCAAAACAATCAAGCATATGGCTGTAAAAATGGCAAGTACTGCTATATTAGCTTAGACAAAGGATCAAGGTACGCATAACACTTCGTTGAGTACTGTCTATTTGAGGCATCATGCCAATGCTGCTATTTCTGAATCCATCCATGGCTGTGAATGAAGAAATGAGTGTCCAAgaactttaataaaaatagtacCATGCTTGATATGTCATATACAACCAAAGCTGCTGCAGCACCACGATAATACATAGGAGCCAAGCTATGATATCGCTCTTGTCCTGCCGTATCCCATATATCAAACTTCACCGTGGCGTCAGCTAAGGACAGTATCTGAGTGAAAAAAGCTGCTCCAATGGTTGGTTCCTGCATTTAGAGAAATGTCAGGGATCCTTGTTAAATGGACACCCAACAAATAACTTCAATGGAAAAGAACTTTTGTggta is a window from the Juglans regia cultivar Chandler chromosome 7, Walnut 2.0, whole genome shotgun sequence genome containing:
- the LOC118343641 gene encoding ras-related protein RHN1-like isoform X1; its protein translation is MARPGNKIIQAKLVVLGDMGTGKTSLVLRFVKGQFVDHQEPTIGAAFFTQILSLADATVKFDIWDTAGQERYHSLAPMYYRGAAAALVVYDISSMDTFTRAKQWVQELHRQGNQNMVMALVANKSDLDEKREVKTEEGEKFSQENGMFFIETSAKTAHNTDELFHEIGKRLARAAPSKRGGMNLLNETRDRRRRLRCCTG
- the LOC118343641 gene encoding ras-related protein RHN1-like isoform X2, which gives rise to MGTGKTSLVLRFVKGQFVDHQEPTIGAAFFTQILSLADATVKFDIWDTAGQERYHSLAPMYYRGAAAALVVYDISSMDTFTRAKQWVQELHRQGNQNMVMALVANKSDLDEKREVKTEEGEKFSQENGMFFIETSAKTAHNTDELFHEIGKRLARAAPSKRGGMNLLNETRDRRRRLRCCTG